In Dama dama isolate Ldn47 chromosome 10, ASM3311817v1, whole genome shotgun sequence, the sequence CCATTAGCCGCAGAGCTGGCGAGTGCTGGGGAGGCAGGTGTGGACAGGGCAGGTTGGGTCAGTGTGGGATGCGAAGGGCGATTGTGCCCCTACAGGAGCCTGTACGGGAGGGTGCACCCCCAAActggaagaagaaggagaagttaCCCCAGGTTTCCAAGTCCTGGCATAACTACATGTGCAATGTGAGGCACTGGAGAGGGTCCCCGGAAACCACCCCTCCAGCTCCTATGCCCTCCCTCACCGCCCTCCCCCACCGTGAGCAGCGGGGAGGGACAGAGGCCCtgcaggtggggggggggggggcctgagAAGGGAGCCCAGCCCTCACCACGTCCCTGGGCTCTCAGGAGGTGATCCAGGACTTCCAGGCCTCCGTGCTGCAGGTCTCAGACTCTCCCTATGATGAGCAGTGAGTGGGGCCCACGGCtggcggggggggtggggggggtgggaaaGGGGCAGGCCTGGGACTCGGGGGGTCCCCTGGTCCTTCAGGAGCACCCCAAGCGGAATCTCACTCCTTCCCGGGCAGGGTGGCTGCACAGATGCCTACAGTGCACTATGAGATGCCCAACGGCTACAACACAGACTACGGCGCAGAGCGGCTCCGCATCCCTGAGGGCCTGTTTGATCCCTCCAACGTCAAGGTAGGGCTGGCTGGGGTCCCTGGATCCTGGGGCTGGGGGGAAGCTAAGGATGacagggggctggggagaggggacaggGGGCCCAAAGCCCAGTCACCTTTCTCCACAGGGCCTGTCGGGGAACACCATGTTAGGGGTGGGCCACGTGGTGACCACCAGCATCGGCATGTGCGACATTGACATTCGTCCGGTGAGGCCCAAGCCTGCATCTGGGTGGAGGGGTCCAGGAGAAGTGGCGGCgtggggggcagggcggggccgTCCCCTGCCCGTTCACTCTTCCTCCCTTGCTCTCAGGGCCTCTACGGCAGCGTCATCGTCACCGGCGGGAACACGCTCCTGCAGGGCTTCACTGACAGGCTCAATCGAGAGCTTTCCCAGAAGACACCACCGGTAGGAGCCCACCCCCGGCCAGGGCCCTGGGCCAGCCCTTCAACACCAagtccttcctccttcccactcATTGAGCCAGTATTCCAGCCACCAAAGCAGCTCCTTCCCGCTATGGCCTCCCCACTCCGAGCCCTGTCCCTTCCCACTTCCCAGAACCAGGTGTCTGCTTCCCCCAGCCCTTCTTTCTTCATAGAGCATGAGACTGAAGCTCATCGCCAGCAACAGCACCATGGAGCGCAAGTTCAGCCCCTGGATCGGGGGCTCCATCCTGGCCTCACTGGTGAGAGGGGAGGGCCCTGGTCTAGTGCTGAATGTGGGGAACAGTAGATCCAGATCGCCCCCACTGCCTTGCCTGCTGCCTCATTCACTCATTGTTTATGAAAGGGCAGTCAGTGCTCCCAGAAAGGTGAATGCAATCTCAGGACACAAAGCAGGGAGTGGAGGACAGGAAGCCGGACTGGTTGGCTGGGATGAGATTGTGGTGGTCTGTGTGCCAGGGTGAGCCCCTAGAGGTTTGGGGCAAGGTGATGTGATGGCCACAGGCATGTTTGGGAAGGTTATGTCCGACATGAGTCTTTGGGGATGGGGGTATGAGCTGAATTCAAGGGGACCTTGATGGGAGGCTCTTTCTATTGTCCTAGAGGCACGGAATGGGTAGCAGTGGGCATAGTGTGGTGAGCAAGGGACAAACCGAAGGCAGCAGTCAGGGTGGTTCTGCAGCGGTGGGTGGGGAATTGAGTCTGGAGCAGCTGCTGGGGCAGAGGCAAGACATTGAGCAGAGAGGTAAAGATGCAAACTGCATCTGACGGGTGTCAGCCACACAGATGGGGATAGCAGGGACATGACAGGACAAGGAGGATATTGGCTAGAGGAGGTGCCCCAAAGGGACAGAAGCAAGGGTCAGAGTGACAGAAGACTGACCCCCTGAAGACAGCTCAGGGTTGGGAGAAGTCCTGGCAAGCCTCCCATGCACCTGGACAGACAGCCCGACCTAGTCCCTGCCTTCGTGCGTGGGGACAGTCTGGAAGCCAAGACCATCAAACAGGAGGTCACCACAAAGTGCGGGGTGTTCCTTCAAAGGAAGACCTGATCTCATTCAGGGGTCAGGAAGGGCCTCTAAGGAGCCTTCAAGCTGAGATGGGAAAGTGAGAACTTAGGAGGCCAAGCAGGAGAGAGGGTGTGTGGCCCCATGGAGGGTCAGGCAAGGCCACAGGTGGGGGTAGATGCTGTGGGGTCAGAGTTGAGGAAgctcacctgggcttccctggtggctcagacggtaaagaatccgcctgccgtgcGGGAGAcctagctttgatccctgggttgggaagatcccatggtggagggcatggcaacccactctagtattcttgcctggagaatccccgtggacaggggagcctggaaggctacagtccatggggtcacacagagtcggacacgactcagcggcTAAGCACACAACCTGGGCTGCAGAGCAGACAGTGGGTAGGAGAGGATTACCGTGGTCTCCACTGTGACCCGGGGTTTCCAGCAGAGCGGATGTGGGGGAGAGAGGGTTGGGAGCTCATCAGAGGTCTGACTGAGAATGTAGACACTGTTTGGATACGAGAGATAAGAGGGAAAGGGGTCAAGGATGAAACCCAGGATGCTGGCCGCTGGCAGTGCTGTCCGAGAGGAATGTAACATGAGTCATGTATGTCATTTAAAATTGCTTAGtagccatattttttaaaagtccaaagAAACACATTAAGTTTTAAGAATATATTGTATTTAATCCAATATATTCAAATtattggcttcccttgtagctcagttggtaaagaatctgcctgcagtacaggagacccagattcgatccctggattgggaagatctcctggagaaggaaatggcaacccactccagtatacttgcctggaaaatctcatggacagaggagcctggtgggctgtagtccatgggttcacaaggagtcaggcacgactgaacaactaacacacttaTTTATTCAAAGTATTATCATTTCAATATGTCATCAATATAAAATTTGAGATGTTTTATATCCTCTGGATTTAGTCTTCAATAGCCAGTGCAGATTTGACACCGAGAGCACATTTCATCTTGGACTAGCTGCATTTCAAGTGCTCGATAGCTCCATTTCAAGTGTTCCACGTGGCAAGGGGCCACTGGATTTGGACAGGGCAACTGTAGAAGGCGAGAAAGACCAAAGAAGCAGGTTTGAGGCAGGGCTGGGCAaagatggtgacagcagtcatGGACATGTTGAGTGTGTGAGGTCCCAGGAGACACTGAGGACCAGGTGTCCGAAAGACAGTTGAGAATTTGGGTTGGGAACTCAGCACGGAGATCTGCATTGGAAACTAGAGATGGTGGGAAGGGTGGGGCTTTGGCACAGTAAGCAGAAGCCAAGGGAGAGGCAACGTGGTCCAGGAAGGTGTGTCCAGAAACAGGGACACACACACTAACTTTCAGGCAGATGCAACTAATCATAGAGATGGTACAGTCTAAAGTGCCAGGGCTGGAGGACCTCACGGGGTGTATTTcaacaggggtgggggtggggtgccagAGTAAAGACATCATCCCCACCTTGATGTTAGGTGGTGTCGGATGGTGAGAAGGGTGGAGGAAAGATTTTtcttgggagggagggagagacttGGCATGTAAGGCCCGATGGAGTGACAGGGTATCTGGTGGAGAGGGGATATGGAGTGTTGGAGCACCGGTTCGCTGGCCTGCGGCTGGCAGGTCCACCTCCCAGCTCGAACTGCCCTGGGCTCCGAGCagacaggtgctcagtaaatgctcaATGAATGCATCGTTGATTGAACGGTATGAAGCGGGTACCCGCCCTCTGAATACaaaggagggggcagggagatGGGGCAAGTTGGTGGTTGCGGGAGGAATGTGGGCTTGGGAGGGGGAGGATTCCGAACCTCCACGGGTGGAGTGTGGGGAACCTGCTCTCCCTCCATACTGGGCCTCCCTGACCGCTGATGTCGCCCCCACCCAGGGCACTTTCCAGCAAATGTGGATCTCCAAGCAGGAATATGAGGAGGGCGGGAAGCAGTGCGTGGAGCGGAAGTGCCCCTGAgggcgccccctccccacccacaggcCCGCCCCGCAGCGGTGGGGGAGGGAAAGCGAACGGAAGGAGACGGTTTCCCCCACCTCGGCTCTGCAGGCGCAGGATCGACAGCCCCGCCCCCCTTTTGTTCCCCTCCCCACTTACCCTCTTGATTGTGAAGTTTCTGGGTTAAATGGAGTAaacatgttttaagaaaaaaaaaaagtttggcctCTTTGGGGGTGGGCAGTTGGGGCAGGAGACTggagggaagagaggggaggGCCACACCTACATCCATTCAGAATTACACGGTGGACACCGGGGCAAAGTCTGCGGGCGAGGGCAGAGCCGCGGGATCACGGATGCCTCAGGTTTCAGAGGGGCCGCAATCCAGGGAGGATCACGAAGCGAGTACGGGTTAGAGACGCTCAATAAGGCCGCTGAGGGAAGCCGAGTTGGGGGAGGAGGCAGCCGGGGCGGGACGGAGCCGGGGGGCAgccccgggggcggggccggaggTGGGGCCTGGGTGGGCGGGCCTCTGGCCCCCCGGCGAGGCAGCCCTTAAAACTCCCCTGGACACACAGCTGAGGTGAGCCGGTCAGCGCTGTCTTTTCCCGGGGCGCTAGGTGGTGACAAGTGTGGGGCAGGGACTGGGGCACTGGTTCGCCCCAGCAGCAGCTCAGAACTTCCCTCCCAGCTTGGGCAGGAACCGAGGTTTCCCAGGGAGACCCGGACACCGGCTCCTTGAGCCCTATTCCAGAACTCGTTGTGCTGGGTTCCTCCGCGTGGCTTGGGGACCTGCGCTCTCGGCCTGGAATTGTAGGTGAAATTTAGCAGTTTGTGTCTGTGATATGTGTTCTGAGGCCCCCAGGCTCCAAAAAGATGGTCCAAATCCTTTGGCCACCAAAGAGGACCATGAGTTGTCCAACGTCACCCAGCTTTGCCCACGTCTCGGTCAGGACTCTTTCCACCGATTCCCGACTCCAGGCAGGACCCCCATCCTGGAACACTCTCTGGTCCTGCCTGACCACGTGCTCCTACCCATGCACCCACCTCCCCAGCAGCTGGCAGGAGCCTAGGCCCCCCTTTCAGACAGACAATGGGACAGACCAAACCCCAGGTCACACTGCTGTAGCCCCTTCAGCTGGGGATCCCCTGAGTCCAAACAGGGAGAGTAGCTAATGTGTTCGGGGCGTGGGTACTGGGGAACCTGTGAGGCCAGTGAGGAAGGGGCAGAGGTGTTAGTGGTAAGGAGCTTAGGACGGAGTCCCCTAGGACACTGGGAGGGGAAGAAGCAGGAGGGGGGAAGGGCCATCCCTATCTCCACCCTCCCTGGCCGtcagcctccctcccccagccctgatgGGAACTAAAGGCCAAAGTCTGCCCCAAGGTCAAAAAAATTGATTGTTTTGCAAGAAGGGGGCAGGAGTGGACTGTGGAAGGATTGGCAGGGGAGGACAGAGCCCCTCGTCCGTCCTCTAGCCTCGGCCGGGGGGCCATGTCTGGAAGGCTGGACTGAAACCAGGACTGTTACCCCACCCTGCGAGGGGGGGAGGTGAAGAAGGGCCTGGGCTCAGGCTGCCTGCCAGGACCGATAAGGGGCCTCTTGGGGCTCCCACAAACGGTTTATCACTGGGGTGGGGGACAGCCTGCAGGGCTCAGGAGGGGTCACGAGCATGGAGCGGCTTGGGGGTCTACTCCGAAGAGCGGTAAGATCGGGCGCGGTTGGGAGCTCCTTAGGCCTTCTCTCCAGGtcctccagccccttccccaACTCCTCCCATTCCCATCTCTAACTCTCCCCTCCAGCCTGCCTTTCAGGACCCTCTTCCCTGCCTTGTGTTCATGGCACCCCAAAGTCACTATTTATTGCCAGATTCCTCCCCTTCCCTATCTCATGCACACCACGCCCCCCACAGCAAAGGTTGTCCCCAGGACCCTCTCAGACCATCTACAAGCGTGTGGAGGGCACCCAGCAGGGACgcctggaggaagaagaggaagacggGGAGGAGGGGGCTGAACCACCGGCCCACTTCTTCCCCATGGAGCTGAGAGGCCCTGAGCCCCTGGGCTCTCGACCAGCTCGGCAAAACCCTGGACTCTGGGAAGCAGCAGGACGAAGAGCGGCCCCCTACCTGGTCCTGACAGCCCTCCTGATCTTCACTGGGGGTGAGAGTcacccccactcccactggaGGGTCTGGGCTTGGGGCGATGTCTGGGGTCCAGGGAAGGGCACAAGGAGAATCTCCATCTTGCCACCCACCAGCCTTCCTCCTGGGCTACGTGGCCTTCCGGGGGTCGTGCCAGGCATGCGGAGATGACGTCATGGTGGTCAGCGAGGACCTGAATGATGAGCTGAGCCCAGACTCTCACCAGGGCACATTGTACTGGAGTGACCTCCAGGCCATGTTCCTGCGGTTCCTGGGGGAGGGGCATCTGGAAGATACCATCAGGTGAGGATCAGCTTGTCCCGTTCCGGCCCTCAAAAACCATCATCCACTCGAGTCCTCCTCGCCCAGGACCTTGAGTCCTTCCACCTGCCGCCCTGACCTCTCTGTGCAGTGGTCCTGGGAAGGATGGCAGGcattggggggtgaggggggactTCCAGAAATGAGACTGCAGAAGGTATATTTAGGAGCCGAGGGAACTGACTTAATAAGCACAGGGGGTCCAGCATCCACCTATGAGGTGGGACAGACCCAGGAAAATCTTGAACAACACGCTGAGGACACACTTAGGTTTTGACCTGTGGCAGTGGGGAGCTCTGGGGGGCTCAGAGAAATAGGGGTTTAGggaaccagaaaaagaaacaaatgcattTGTGGGCAGAGACTGTCTCTCAATCTGTGGGGGATGCCATCCCAGCAGGAGCAGGCCGGTGTTCCTCTTGTCCTGCTGAGGTCAACTTTTCCTACTGGGAAGGAGCTGCCGCCCGGTAGGTCCAGAGAAGACGTCAGGAATCATTTTTTCAGTGGATTCTCCTGGGTTTTCCAAGTTGAAGATCATATAATCTATATTTAGTGAGAGATGCATAGCTCCTTTTCAAATGCATACATCTTTTAGGTCTTTTTCACTTCTTACTGCATTGGAGAAGATATGAATTTAGGTAATGATGATAATACATATCCTTGCCTATTTCCTAACTTTCATGGGAATGTTTTTCTAATACTTTGTCACTGTGTCCATGGCGCACTGGCTTaagggctcttagttccctgactaagggGAACTgaggggttgaacccgggccctcagcagtgaaagcagagtctcaaccactggaccactagggaatccccccaatcagctttttaaaagtgaattaagGAAGTATCCTTCTATTCCTAGCTTACTGAGACTTTTTTTAATGATCAGAAAAGAGGAACAAGaatcaaaatttttttcaaacatttttccaGAATGTATTGCAATGATCACatgatttttcttctctaatgttTATGTAGTCATTTGTATTATTAGATTTCTTTGTCTTCATGAGATCAACATAAACTTGATCCAGGTGTATCATTTTTTGTTGATACATTGCTGGGTCCATTTTGCTTGAAGATCTTAAATCTATGGCATCAGCAAAAtgcatggactttttttttttcttgagcaaCACTTAGTAGTCTGGGTACAGCCTGAGTAAGTGGATGGTTTGACAGGTCTAGGGGTGGGGTGTGGCACTGTGGATGCCATCAAAGGGCAGGGAGGCAAGAGGGAGGCAGTGAGAGGGAACAGGCAATAGGTGATGTATGCCTCTAGGCtggatggggaaggagggaagcTGGGGAAGAACTGATAGATATGGAGAAATCAGACAGTGTGGAGTGCCCGATGGGGTCAAACAACAGGTATGGTGATGCTAAGGGAGTGAGTTTCAAACTGAAAAGCTCCGGTCAGAGAGTAAGATTCTGTGTCCTATTTATCCTGGAGTCTCCAGCACCGACCGCTCTGCCCGGCActtagtaggtgttcagtaaatcaGATCAATATTCCAAAGATGGACTTGTGGGGACAAGACTCAGGATGTGGCCAGGAAAGTGGCTGGCCAGATGCCAGGGTCCTCACTGACAGTGGATAAGTGACCAATTGGCTAGAAGATAAGAGCCGTAAGGAGGGACAAAGGATGGGGTTGCTGGATGGCACGGGCTGTGAAGGAAGAGAGTTTCACCTGTGGAGAAATGGTCAGAAATGTGCGCAGTGGAGCCAGGAGCATGCGCCTCTCCGGCCTCTTGTGGTATGAGAGCCTGAGCTGCCTTCGAGTGTCctgcaggagacgtggcttcCCAGGGGACAGTCAGGTTTCTGCCGAGGTGAAAGGTAGAAGGGGCACTCAGTCTGATGCTGAGGAGGGAGGACTTTGTTTGCCATGGGAAGAGCACAGGTGGAGCTGGTTTAGAGAGAGTGCATGTAGGATGTGGGGGGTGGAGGTGGCCCTGGCACAGGTAAGATGGACGATCGGGGAGCGTTCAGGTGACAGCAGGCTGGCTAGCTAAGTGGTGACTGTGGAAGAAGACAGGGTGAGGTCTCCAAGACAAGTGACCCCAGCTTCCACTGGCAACCGTGGTAGAAGGTGTCCCCGCGAGGCCcagctggaggaggagaggggtgCAGGACCCTCACCTCTGCCTGGAGAGCCCTTTCAAAGAAAAGTGTTTTCACGCCAGGGGCAAAGCGCAGGCCAGTGCATGTAGATGTGGAGGGGACAGTATGATAGATTGGTGGTGCGGGTCATTTGGCCTGCCGCAGGGAGAACCTCAGGGATGGTGGAGAGCACCCCTGACCATCAGAAGCTGAGGCGTAAGCAGAAGGAAGTCCTGGAGACCCTGGCAGTCATGGCAGGAGAGATTTAAGAGCCCCTCACCGCCCAGGGCTGGGGCCTACACCTCTGGCATCTTTCCCTGCTCCAGCCCTCTCTTCCAGGCACTCAAGACGTcccagcccctgcctcctccagcaCCTCAATCCCCGTTCTCCCTGCACAGGCAGACCAGTCTTCGGGAAAGGGTAGCCGGGTCTGCCGGAATGGCAGCCCTGGCTCAGGACATCAGGGCTGAGCTCTTGCGCCAGAGGCTGGACCACGTGTGGATGGACACGCACTACGTGGGGCTGCAGTTCCCAGATCCGTGAGTGCtgcgaggtgggggtggggtggggcgtggcgggggtggggtgggctgtcGGTGGGGCGCTCACCACCCCGGCTCCTCAGGGCTCGCCCCAACACCCTGCACTGGGTTGATGCCTCCGGGAAGCACGGGGAGCAGCTGCCACTGGAGGACCCCGACGTCTACTGCCCCTACAGCGCCACGGGCAACGCCACGGTGAGCCTGCCGGTCCTCAGGATGGGGCGGCCTGTCCTTTGCCTGGGCGCGCCTCACGGCCTCCGCATCCTCCTCTCCCCAGGGAAAGCTGGTGTACGCCCACTACGGGCGGCCGGAGGACCTGCAGGACCTGAGGGCTCGGGGTGTGGAGCCGGCGGGGCGCCTCCTGCTGGTGCGCTTGGGAGTGATCAACTTTGCCCAGAAGGTGAGGGTCCCCggaggatggaacctggggtggTGGAACGGGGAGGGTGCCCGCTGGGGAACCCGAGGATCGGATGGCGGCAAATTGGAAGCGTCCAGGAGGCTGTcagagggagaaaagggagaaccAAACGGGCTGTAAGAAACTCGCCAGGGGAACAGAATCAGGAGGGAATATGGGGCTTGGGGGCTGCCAAGGCACTGCGGGAGCATGGAAGGTGAGGTCCACCCGGTGCTCACAGCTACAGATCAGAGGCCCTGCCATCccacttttatttgcattttcttcccttctcaACCTGCTTTTTCTGGGAGAATGGGTCCTTTAGCCGCGTGCCTTCCCCAGGTGGCCAGTGCTCAGGACTTTGGGGCCCAAGGAGTGCTCATATATCCGGACCCGGCAGACTTCTCCCAGGGCCCGCACAAGCTCAGCCTGTCCAGCCACCGGGCTGTGTATGGACATGTGAGTCTTGGGGGAGCTGTAATGCCTTCCAGGGGTTGGGCTGTTGCGCCCTGCCTAGGATGAGGCTGGCATGCTCTTCTGACAGCTTGGCTCCGTTTCAGTTTGGGCACCCCTCTCCCAACAGGTGCACCTGGGAACGGGGGACCCCTATACGCCTGGCTTCCCTTCCTTCAATCAGACCCAGTTCCCTCCAGTCCAATCCTCAGGTCTCCCAAGCATCCCAGCCCAGCCCATCAGTGCGGACATTGCCTCCCTCCTTCTGAGGTGAGGACCATGTAGGGAccgggaggggaggaggcagggagaggtAGGCTGCAGCTAGCTCATAAGGTGTCTTGGGTAAGCTAGAACAAGACGGCTCTTCTGGGTGGGCACAGCCTCCTGCCAGGGGCCACCCTTTGGTGAGTGGAACTCCAGGTCATATCACAACCTCTGCTGGGCACCCTTGAGAAGGATACAACCTGTACAACTGTCCAAGGCAGTCTGGCCCCTCAGCCAGGGTACAGATGCAGAGAGCTGGAGCCAGAggatgggagggagagaaggagtgaAGAGGGGGGCTTTGGACTCGTCTATAGCCTGGGCCTCTCTGCCACTAATTCCTTCTGTCCCACCCCTTTCCAGGAAGCTTGAAGGCCCTGTGGCCCCCCAGGAATGGCAGGGGCACCTCCCAGTCTCCCCTTATCGCCTGGGCCCTGGGCCAGGCCTGCACCTGGGGGTCAACAACCACAGGGCCTCCACCCCCATCAGTAACATCTTTGGCTGCATCGAGGGCCGCTCCGAGCCAGGTGTGCTTGCTTGCCCAGCATCACACACACAACCTACCGGGGAGGCGGGGGAGAGGCTGGCAAGTTGGGCCCAGGCTGGGATTGAGTGGGAGTGGGGGGCACTGAGACCTCATGCTCAAAGCTGTCTAGAGATAGAACGGGCAGTTCTGCACAGTAGCGAGTTCCCTAGCACCAGAGGTGAACAAGCCTAAGCTGGATGATGTTAGAGCATGTAAGAGACGTCAGACTACAACAGACGAGCCTTTCAAACATAACCTGATGTGGATAACAGTGAGAAATCAGAGTTCTTGAGCTGAAGAGCGTGGTACCTCGAAGCACTGGAGGAGCGGCACATGGAGGCCTGTGATGAGGCTCCGATGAGGATGCTGGTGGTGGGAGTGTGagtgggaagggtcagagagaGATTTAAAAGGGGAAAACTCATCAGGACTCAGTGAACAGAGGGACATGCTGATCAGGGAGATAATGGAGTCCAGAATGACCCCAGGCACCCTGATGAAGGAGCGGACCATCCGGGAAGGAAGGGCCAACGGGAGGAGAGGCACTCTTTAGGGACAGCCAGGATTGCAGGCTGGGGCTGCGGAGATGTGAGGGTCCTCGAGAAAGGGACCCTCCCAAGGTCGAGGGAGAAGTCTCTGGGTTCCGCCCACGTAACAGGTGGGCCCCCAATACCCCTCCCCCAGATCAGTATGTGGTCATCGGGGCCCAGAGGGATGCATGGGGCCCAGGAGCGGCCAAGTCTGCTGTGGGGACCGCCATACTGCTGGAGCTGGTGCGGACCTTTTCCTCCATGGTGAGCAATGGTAAGGTCAGGACCTGGGCCTGGGCCGGGCAGCTGGGGCTGTGTGGCCTGAGCCAGGACAGGGCAGAGAGGCAGTTAGGAGCACAGGCTGGAGGGTGGCCACTGAGACCGGGGCTCCAAACCTGGCTTCCTCCACGTCCTGGCTGCTTGGTCCcaggcaagtcacttcacctccaTCTCTTCACTTAAACATGAAAGTACTAATAGTCCTTAGTGAAAAACCTTATGCAAGCAGTCCCCATCACTGATACAGCTGAGTCAG encodes:
- the TFR2 gene encoding transferrin receptor protein 2; translation: MERLGGLLRRAQRLSPGPSQTIYKRVEGTQQGRLEEEEEDGEEGAEPPAHFFPMELRGPEPLGSRPARQNPGLWEAAGRRAAPYLVLTALLIFTGAFLLGYVAFRGSCQACGDDVMVVSEDLNDELSPDSHQGTLYWSDLQAMFLRFLGEGHLEDTIRQTSLRERVAGSAGMAALAQDIRAELLRQRLDHVWMDTHYVGLQFPDPARPNTLHWVDASGKHGEQLPLEDPDVYCPYSATGNATGKLVYAHYGRPEDLQDLRARGVEPAGRLLLVRLGVINFAQKVASAQDFGAQGVLIYPDPADFSQGPHKLSLSSHRAVYGHVHLGTGDPYTPGFPSFNQTQFPPVQSSGLPSIPAQPISADIASLLLRKLEGPVAPQEWQGHLPVSPYRLGPGPGLHLGVNNHRASTPISNIFGCIEGRSEPDQYVVIGAQRDAWGPGAAKSAVGTAILLELVRTFSSMVSNGFQPRRSLLFISWDGGDFGSVGSMEWLEGYLSVLHLKAVVYVSLDNAVLGDDKFHAKTSPLLISLIENILKQVDSPNRSGQTLYEQVVVTNHSWEAEVIRPLPMDSSAYSFTAFAGVPAVEFSFMEDGPAYPFLHTKDDTYENLHKVLRGRLPAVAQAVAQLAGQLLIRLSHDHLLPLDFGRYGDVVLRHIGSLNEFSGDLKARGLTLQWVYSARGDYIRAAEKLRKEIYSSEESDERLMRMYNVRIMRVEFYFLSQYVSPADSPFRHIFLGRGDHTLRALLDHVRLLRAGGPGATSSQVARGLGFQESRFRRQLALLTWTLQGAANALSGDVWNIDNNF